A genome region from Prochlorococcus marinus CUG1417 includes the following:
- a CDS encoding class II fumarate hydratase: protein MTKNFRIEKDSMGKIEVPMEALWGAQTQRSIINFSIGEELIPIELIYSLTLIKKAASIANFNLGLIDKRKKDLIVEACTEILDGLHDSQFPLKIWQTGSGTQTNMNVNEVISNIAALKTNSELGSHQPIHPNDDVNKSQSTNDTFPAAIQISVVNEIIKNLVPTIRKLTKILDKKSEEWKDLIKIGRTHFQDAVPLTFGQEISGWSEQLKDAENAIIISLKELYFLPLGGTAVGTGINCPKGFCEESIKSISDDTNLMFYKSKNNFSIMASHDRLAQVMSQIKILAGTLFKISNDIKILSSGPRSGIYELIIPQNEPGSSIMPGKVNPTQCEALSMVCTQIMGLEYAVSMANSSGTLQMNEYKPLIGFNILTSLKLIKNVIENFRIKLVDGMEPNQKRMKLNLENSLMLVTAIVPKVGYEKAAEIANLAFKESLNLKEATLKLGYLNEDEFDEAMNINSMI from the coding sequence ATGACAAAAAACTTTAGGATTGAAAAAGATAGTATGGGAAAAATAGAGGTTCCCATGGAAGCTTTGTGGGGCGCTCAAACACAAAGATCGATAATAAATTTTTCTATCGGAGAAGAATTAATTCCAATTGAGTTAATTTATTCACTCACCCTCATAAAAAAAGCTGCTTCAATTGCGAATTTCAATTTAGGTTTAATTGATAAAAGGAAAAAAGATTTGATTGTAGAGGCATGTACGGAAATACTTGATGGGCTTCATGATTCACAGTTTCCCCTAAAGATTTGGCAAACAGGTAGTGGTACGCAAACAAATATGAATGTTAATGAGGTAATTTCAAATATTGCAGCTTTAAAAACTAATTCAGAGCTTGGTAGTCATCAACCAATTCATCCAAATGATGATGTAAATAAATCTCAGTCAACAAATGATACTTTTCCTGCTGCTATTCAAATATCTGTTGTTAATGAAATAATAAAAAATTTAGTTCCAACAATAAGAAAACTTACGAAGATCCTTGATAAAAAAAGTGAAGAATGGAAAGACCTTATAAAGATAGGAAGAACCCATTTTCAAGATGCAGTTCCCCTTACTTTTGGGCAAGAAATATCAGGCTGGTCAGAGCAACTTAAAGATGCTGAGAATGCAATTATTATTAGTCTGAAAGAATTGTATTTCTTACCTCTGGGAGGAACTGCAGTTGGAACAGGGATTAATTGTCCAAAAGGATTTTGTGAAGAGTCTATAAAATCAATTTCCGATGATACTAATCTAATGTTCTATAAATCAAAAAATAATTTTTCTATCATGGCCTCTCATGATCGTCTAGCTCAAGTAATGAGTCAGATAAAAATATTAGCAGGTACATTATTTAAAATTTCAAATGATATAAAAATTCTATCTTCTGGTCCAAGATCAGGAATATATGAACTAATTATTCCTCAAAATGAACCTGGAAGTTCTATCATGCCGGGTAAAGTGAATCCAACTCAATGCGAAGCCTTATCAATGGTTTGCACTCAGATAATGGGTCTTGAATATGCAGTTTCAATGGCAAATTCCAGTGGCACTTTACAGATGAATGAATATAAGCCTCTTATTGGGTTTAATATTCTCACGAGTTTAAAATTAATAAAAAATGTAATAGAAAACTTCAGGATAAAATTAGTTGATGGGATGGAACCTAATCAAAAGAGAATGAAGTTAAATTTAGAAAATTCACTAATGCTGGTTACAGCCATAGTGCCAAAAGTTGGTTATGAAAAAGCAGCTGAAATTGCAAACCTTGCCTTCAAAGAATCATTAAATTTAAAAGAGGCTACACTTAAATTAGGCTATTTAAATGAAGATGAATTTGATGAAGCAATGAATATCAATTCAATGATTTGA